AGGAAAAATGTTGCAATATTGAATAACttgaatgtgtatgtgtgcatgcatgtatgaatgtgtgtgtttgtgatggCAAGGTAAATAAAGagatttgtaattttttcccttcaaaattaagaatttgaagaagacaaataaacaaaagttatTACAATACAAATTCATAACTTTGTGAAATAAGACATGTAGCTCAGAATACTGTCAGTCTCTAAATGACTCTGGGACATCACCGATTATCACCTGGCAAAGAAGTGTTCTTATAAGACATGAACCACACTTTCTAGAGAGTGATGAGAAATTTAGGTATGATAATAAACCTATTTAACTATCTGCTGATACTATAGAACTGGTAATCAAGTCTCCTTATATTTATCTagcatttaaatgttttcataagTGATTTATGCCCATTATTTTGTTCTGATTTTAGGTACAGATATTTTTGAATAAACACTTCTTAATaatctttcttattattttaatataaaacacaTAGCCAATTTAAGGAGATTATAGAAAAATTGATGAACAAAACTCCACAATTAATTATTAAGGTGTAGTTACATGGGTGTGGTTCATATCCTTCATGTTTAGCTAACTTTAGTTATATATAGACCTGAAGCTCTACATGATTTACCCAGTTTATATGGTGTAAAATTATCCCACTTCTAACCAAAGCACAGATTCAGTACTTCTTAACTTTTTAGTGTCTTGAACTCCATGATAAAAGCTTTGGaacctctcttttaaaaaaagtccaTAGATACAATACATTTTGCACATAATTTTAGGGGCTTCTGGACTCCCTGGAGCTCATCCATGCTCTATGATTTTAAATAGTATTCtccttattttaacatttatttccttAGGATGTGATATTGACAAGTAAAAGCCGGGAGCTTTATCACAAAAATGCAAGGTCTTCTTGTGGTAGAAGTGATCCATagtttttacacacacacacacacacacacacacacacacactcctatttGGCTTTAACTCATGTTCTCCCACaactaaattatattaaaagaccAGTGTAAATAAAGGGGttcttattagtttatttttatacagattttattttcatgttatttaCAGTGAGATGTAAAAATATGACATTGACTACAAACAATATAGAATTTTTGGCTTTATCCTCACAGCATACTACAGGTTCTAATAATGTCCTATTATGAATAGTTTTCTATATCATGTAGACTTGActctaaatttctaaattttgtttcAAATGTAAACTTGTAactgatttaataaaattaagttattCCTAGATGTccatattaatagaaaaaatacaacataaagttgaaaaattctAAGCATACCATATACATGTTTTTATGTTTACTTCTGAGATGTGGATAGGTATTTTATAGCTTAATAAGAAATCCAGGGATATTTAATAGATTTATAATAGTAGCATTATGTTTAAATGCAGATCCAAGACACTATATTAGATGTTAACCTAATTTTTCATGTTATCAAATGCAGAATTAtcataatgtaaaaattattttattgatactCTAGAACAATCTTGGTAATTTAATAAGATGCTTTAAGTTGTAAGGGCAGATTCcataaaaattcatgaaaaatttAGATATCTGATCATTTAAAACGGTAATGAAAATATTGCCACCACCTATACCTTTAACTGTAATACGATCCACGGGATGGATATATCTGCTCTACGTAGTGTAATACTTACTTTGTCCTTAAATTGGGAGGAAAGTAAAACAATGAATTAGCCCTGCCCCAATCggcaccccgcccccaccccgaaGTCCCAGGAAGCGCAAGGGGGCTCTAGTCGCTGGGCTGCTCTGCGGACCACGTGCTGTGCTCCCACCTCCCGCTCCTTCGCAGCTGCCCCAGCTCAGGGCCAGGGCCACGTGGCGCCGCCCAGGGACCCCGGGTCATCCTGCATGTGGGAGGGGGTCCTCAGGAAGCAGGGGCCTGCGGGTCCCCAGGTGCGGTGGGGGAGGTGAGTGCCGTGCGGGCACTAGCTGGTGGGTCGGGCGAGGAGGCCACCATCTTCAGGGTGAGGGTTGTGCGGCAAGGCGCggccctggaggagggagaggtggcGGGGATCGGGGAGGAGTTGGGGCTGCTGGTGGAAGACATCATGCAAGTGGTGGAGGCGGGGgcggaggaggagcaggaggaggtgCAGGCGGAGGAGCGGGAGGAGAAGCCCCAGCAGCAGGGGCAGGAAGAGCCAGGGCGGGGACCTGGCACCCACGACCCCCCGGCCCCTGCTGGAGGCGCTTGCGGCCCTGCAGTTAGAGCTGAGTGCTCTGAATGCCCAAGCCAGCAGGGCCTACACTTGGCTTAAGCGCATGATCGGTCAGAGGCGGAAGCCTCACTTGGATGGAAGAAGGGCCGTCATCTGGGGCATCCCTGGCTTCTGGGCCAGAGCCATCATGAACCAACCCCAGATGTCAGCCATGATCAGTGACCAAGATGAAGACATGCTTAGCTACATGATCAGTTTGGAGGTGCAGGAACTGGGCCATCCCAGGCACCGCTGCAAGTTGATGTTTTTCTTTCGGAACAACTCCTACTTCTGGAACGACATGATCATTAAGGAGTATCACCTTAGCATCGCTGGATATAGGGCGTCTCGTTCCACTCCAGTTCAGTGGTTCTGGGATTATGAACAAGGTGCCCCCAGCTGCAGCAGGACACCACCAGCCTTAACTTCCTCAACTGGTTGTCTGACCACAACTGCCCAGGGTCTAACAGGATTGCTGAGATCATCGGCGAGGGCCTATGGCCCAATCCCGTGCACTACTACCCCAGGGAGGAAGGCCCACCAGGACAGACCCAGAGATGAAGGCGCTGGGGGAGCTTCAGAGTTTGGCCAAATAGCACAAGAGGCAGGAGGCGTCTACAGATGCAGGGGACGGGTGGATGTATCTACCTACGTGGTTCTGGTGCCCAGGGGGGAAACGAGGAAAGGATGGCCAGTGAAGGTTCCAGAGAGCAGAGCCCCACGTGCCAGGAATGACGCCCAGAGAGACATAAACAAGttaacaagtgaaaaaaaaaaaaaaagaattagtgatGCAATGGTAAAATTAGAGGCCTAACCTTGAAAACTAGGGATTCTCAAAATATGGTCCTCAAACCCCTGGTTGGGGGGGTTCCCTGAAACCCTATCAGGGAGGTCTGTGAGGTTGAAACTATTTTTATAGGAATACTAAGATCTTCTTTGTCTTCTTCACTGTGTTGATATTGCGTAGATGGTGCAGTAACAATGGTGGATTCATGCTGGAGCTTTAGCATGAATCAAGGCAACGGCACCAAAATCACTAGTAATCATTGTGTTCACAGGCACAtactcacagaaaaaaataagccaGATTCACTTATGAATATTTCTGATTAAgcagtaaaaaatatttatttttaaaaatctcaacccttgggtacacatttaaaaaataatgtgaagTGAAATGGGAAGTATACATAAAACACTTCTGCTGCATAACGAAGTACAATGATTGGAGAACTGTCTGAGTTGCAAGCTGAACTATCTGCTTTTTCATAgaacaccatttttacttgagAGAGCAACTCGACAAACAAATTATAGTTACTCATACTTAgatatttggcagacattttctcaaacGTGAGTGAAGTGAGCTTGTCACtttaaggaaaacaactgacagttTTGTTGTGCCAGTGATAAATTCAAGCTTTCaggtgaaaattagaattttgtaaAACGTTATCTGCCAAAGTAAACGATAGTTTTCCAGTACTTAATGATTTTTTGATGAAATTATTGACAAATGTAATTTGTTGGAtactatataataaaataaaatgtgtcaacTTTTGGACAATCTACATTACCCAATGAACCAgtgttttccaaatgaccaatgaatGACATTATGAAATCATGAATCagtaaaagatccattcaaagttCAAGATAGactaatggattttttaaaatcacagagtAAGAAAAATTTACTGATGTGGTTAtagattccacattgcaactaacctTAAAGAAACTACCACTCATTGAGTTTTGGTTTAATATCAAAGAAGGATATCCATAATTATGtgaaaggctattaaaatactccttcCTTTTTCAACCACATGTCTATATAAGGTTggattttcttcatctgttatcAAACAAAACAATGTATTGCAACAGACTGAAgtagaagcagatatgagaatgtAGAAGCACATGAATTCTactaagccagacattaaagagatttgtatAGTGTAAAATAGTACAACTCTTCCCACTCaactttttcttttggaaatacaGGTTTTTTTTCATAAACATATATAACATGTTATATagtaggttattattattattaaatgaattaatagtcATTTCTAAATTTCCTTAGTTTTATCTTTCTAATATTAGAAATGCTAATAAATATAACCCACATAACCAAGAGAACTTTGGGGTCCTTAATAAATTTTAAGAGGGTAAATAGGCCCCGAGAACAAGTGTGTTAATCACTGCTACAGACCAGGGTAATAGCAAATAATTAATAAAGACATATCTTCATTTTCCCCACTTAATATCATTTGACTATCCCTTATAATTTTCTCTGATAAAAACtctatttcaatttaatttcagtttacttttctatttcagtttaattttcttGAGCATTATTGTTGAAAtggtctagttttttttttttttttttttttaataggagtaGAATTCTCATCTCTTGAGACATTGGTTGAATTCCTGGTCAATCAATGCAATGCTCTCTTTACAGTGTCCTAGTATAGTTCTTAATATAgactaggcactcaataaatgttattgacTGGCAGAACATGTGTTAAACAGCAAAGTCAATAAAA
Above is a genomic segment from Balaenoptera acutorostrata chromosome 7, mBalAcu1.1, whole genome shotgun sequence containing:
- the LOC103009788 gene encoding LOW QUALITY PROTEIN: testis-specific Y-encoded protein 1-like (The sequence of the model RefSeq protein was modified relative to this genomic sequence to represent the inferred CDS: inserted 1 base in 1 codon), translating into MSDELNFWFCHEKAQTPPEEKTILQEKECSCPSSGPGPRGAAQGPRVILHVGGGPQEAGACGSPGAVGEVSAVRALAGGSGEEATIFRVRVVRQGAALEEGEVAGIGEELGLLVEDIMQVVEAGAEEEQEEVQAEEREEKPQQQGPTPRPLLEALAALQLELSALNAQASRAYTWLKRMIGQRRKPHLDGRRAVIWGIPGFWARAIMNQPQMSAMISDQDEDMLSYMISLEVQELGHPRHRCKLMFFFRNNSYFWNDMIIKEYHLSIAGYRASRSTPVQWFWDYEQGAXQLQQDTTSLNFLNWLSDHNCPGSNRIAEIIGEGLWPNPVHYYPREEGPPGQTQR